The stretch of DNA TCCGTTAGACCTGACATAATCTCTTCGGCGTCCATCATGACCCGTTTGTCTTTACCACTGCCGTCCCAGGTAAAGGCGGAATCGCACCAGGTGCAGCGGTAGTCGCAGCCGTAGGTGCGGACGAACATCGTCTTAACGCCGATGACCGCCCCTTCTCCCTGGATCGTCGGCCCGAACATTTCGATTACCGGAATTTTGGCGCTCATAGATCGCAGCCTCCATACAGCCGGTACGACGGACCTTCTTCGGGGATGTCTCCGGCCAGGACCTCAGCCCAAGCGGTCGGCGTCTCCCACAGCTTGACGGAATACACCGGCAGGCCGCTCGTCTTCAGCGTATAGGCGATGTAGCTGGCCAGATTCTCGGCCGTCGTACGGAAAGACAGCACCGCCGTCTTCGAGCCGCTCGACTTAAGGGCCTCCAGAACGGGCTCGTCGCCTTTGGCGAGAAAAGCATGGTCCAGCCTGTCGACAACCCGT from Paenibacillus sophorae encodes:
- the queD gene encoding 6-carboxytetrahydropterin synthase QueD, producing the protein MLHEVSVCKIFSFDAAHQLVGHKGKCANVHGHTYKLEVVLKGKPIAEEGRSDEGFVVDFGDIKELVKERVVDRLDHAFLAKGDEPVLEALKSSGSKTAVLSFRTTAENLASYIAYTLKTSGLPVYSVKLWETPTAWAEVLAGDIPEEGPSYRLYGGCDL